A stretch of the Danio rerio strain Tuebingen ecotype United States chromosome 18, GRCz12tu, whole genome shotgun sequence genome encodes the following:
- the chrna3 gene encoding neuronal acetylcholine receptor subunit alpha-3 isoform X2, translating to MRSLSDQYLHWKQDENSCIFCSLSLTHTYMRTHTHTLSLSLSSSSSPGPPLVCTAALFLSPDCTMNTGALLIFFSSFSPLCFLLSGVCCSEAEHRLFSVIFSSYNQYIRPVENVSDPVVVQFEVSMSQLVKVDEVNQIMETNLWLRHIWNDYKLRWDPKDFGGVEFIRVPSNKIWKPDIVLYNNAVGDFQVDDKTKALLRFNGDVTWIPPAIFKSSCKIDVTYFPFDYQNCTMKFGSWTYDKAKIDLVLIGSTINLKDFWESGEWTIIDAPGYKHDIKYNCCEEIYTDITYSLYIRRLPLFYTINMIIPCLLISFLTVLVFYLPSDCGEKVTLCISVLLSLTVFLLVITETIPSTSLVIPLIGEYLLFTMIFVTLSIVITVFVLNVHYRTPKTHTMPCWVRRVFLSLLPRVMFMTRPEKDQEVPAKQCSVHPPVSSKQTSVCRGPQLLLCPTELNEASRTAFLCREHHCWKKHISNMTSEGAEDGGSPCSSSESLDGFLCMSAVSPQVREAIESVKYIAENMRLQNEAKEVQDDWKYVAMVIDRIFLWVFVLVCILGTAGLFLQPLLLGEDM from the exons ATGCGCAGTCTCTCAGATCA ATATCTGCACTGGAAACAAGATGAAAACTCATGCATTTTTTgcagtctctctctcacacacacatacatgcgcacacacacacacacactctctctctctctctcctcctcctcttctcctGGTCCTCCGCTTGTCTGCACCGCTGCATTATTTCTGTCCCCGGACTGTACAATGAACACCGGAGCTCTCCTGATCTTCTTCTCCTCATTTTCTCCTCTGTGTTTTCTCCTGTCGG GGGTTTGCTGCTCTGAGGCCGAGCACCGGCTCTTCTCTGTCATTTTCTCCAGCTATAACCAGTACATCCGACCAGTGGAGAATGTGTCTGATCCAGTGGTCGTCCAGTTCGAGGTCTCCATGTCACAGCTGGTCAAAGTG GACGAGGTGAACCAGATTATGGAGACCAATCTTTGGCTGAGACAC ATTTGGAATGACTATAAGCTCCGATGGGATCCCAAGGATTTTGGAGGTGTTGAGTTCATCCGTGTGCCGTCCAACAAGATTTGGAAGCCAGACATTGTGTTGTATAACAA TGCGGTGGGAGATTTCCAGGTGGACGATAAAACCAAAGCCCTTCTGCGCTTCAATGGAGACGTGACCTGGATCCCACCGGCCATCTTCAAGAGCTCCTGCAAGATCGACGTCACCTACTTCCCCTTCGACTACCAGAACTGCACCATGAAGTTTGGCTCGTGGACCTACGACAAGGCCAAGATCGACCTGGTGCTCATCGGCTCCACCATCAACCTGAAGGACTTCTGGGAGAGCGGAGAATGGACGATCATCGACGCTCCAGGATATAAACACGACATTAAATACAACTGCTGTGAGGAGATCTACACGGACATCACGTATTCACTGTACATCCGCCGATTACCGCTCTTCTACACCATCAACATGATCATCCCCTGTCTTCTCATCTCCTTCCTGACCGTTCTCGTATTCTACCTGCCCTCCGACTGCGGAGAGAAAGTCACTTTATGCATTTCCGTCCTCCTGTCGCTCACTGTATTTCTTCTGGTCATCACAGAAACCATCCCATCTACGTCTCTAGTCATTCCGCTAATAGGAGAGTATCTGCTTTTCACCATGATATTCGTCACGCTCTCTATTGTGATTACGGTGTTTGTGTTAAATGTGCATTATCGTACGCCTAAGACTCATACTATGCCCTGTTGGGTTCGTCGAGTGTTTCTGAGTCTGCTTCCTCGGGTTATGTTCATGACCCGGCCTGAGAAAGACCAGGAGGTTCCTGCCAAACAGTGCAGTGTTCATCCTCCGGTTTCCAGCAAACAGACAAGTGTGTGTCGCGGGCCGCAGCTCCTCCTGTGTCCGACTGAACTCAACGAGGCGTCCAGGACGGCGTTTCTGTGTCGAGAGCACCACTGCTGGAAGAAACACATCTCCAACATGACCAGCGAGGGCGCAGAGGACGGAGGCAGCCCGTGCTCCAGCTCTGAGTCTCTGGACGGATTTCTGTGCATGTCTGCTGTTTCACCGCAGGTCCGAGAGGCTATCGAGAGCGTCAAGTACATCGCTGAAAACATGAGGCTACAAAACGAGGCTAAAGAG GTCCAGGATGACTGGAAGTATGTGGCGATGGTGATAGACAGGATCTTTCTGTGGGTGTTTGTGCTGGTGTGTATTCTGGGTACAGCGGGACTCTTCCTGCAGCCGCTCCTGCTGGGCGAAGACATGTGA
- the chrna3 gene encoding neuronal acetylcholine receptor subunit alpha-3 isoform X1 — translation MRTHTHTLSLSLSSSSSPGPPLVCTAALFLSPDCTMNTGALLIFFSSFSPLCFLLSGVCCSEAEHRLFSVIFSSYNQYIRPVENVSDPVVVQFEVSMSQLVKVDEVNQIMETNLWLRHIWNDYKLRWDPKDFGGVEFIRVPSNKIWKPDIVLYNNAVGDFQVDDKTKALLRFNGDVTWIPPAIFKSSCKIDVTYFPFDYQNCTMKFGSWTYDKAKIDLVLIGSTINLKDFWESGEWTIIDAPGYKHDIKYNCCEEIYTDITYSLYIRRLPLFYTINMIIPCLLISFLTVLVFYLPSDCGEKVTLCISVLLSLTVFLLVITETIPSTSLVIPLIGEYLLFTMIFVTLSIVITVFVLNVHYRTPKTHTMPCWVRRVFLSLLPRVMFMTRPEKDQEVPAKQCSVHPPVSSKQTSVCRGPQLLLCPTELNEASRTAFLCREHHCWKKHISNMTSEGAEDGGSPCSSSESLDGFLCMSAVSPQVREAIESVKYIAENMRLQNEAKEVQDDWKYVAMVIDRIFLWVFVLVCILGTAGLFLQPLLLGEDM, via the exons atgcgcacacacacacacacactctctctctctctctcctcctcctcttctcctGGTCCTCCGCTTGTCTGCACCGCTGCATTATTTCTGTCCCCGGACTGTACAATGAACACCGGAGCTCTCCTGATCTTCTTCTCCTCATTTTCTCCTCTGTGTTTTCTCCTGTCGG GGGTTTGCTGCTCTGAGGCCGAGCACCGGCTCTTCTCTGTCATTTTCTCCAGCTATAACCAGTACATCCGACCAGTGGAGAATGTGTCTGATCCAGTGGTCGTCCAGTTCGAGGTCTCCATGTCACAGCTGGTCAAAGTG GACGAGGTGAACCAGATTATGGAGACCAATCTTTGGCTGAGACAC ATTTGGAATGACTATAAGCTCCGATGGGATCCCAAGGATTTTGGAGGTGTTGAGTTCATCCGTGTGCCGTCCAACAAGATTTGGAAGCCAGACATTGTGTTGTATAACAA TGCGGTGGGAGATTTCCAGGTGGACGATAAAACCAAAGCCCTTCTGCGCTTCAATGGAGACGTGACCTGGATCCCACCGGCCATCTTCAAGAGCTCCTGCAAGATCGACGTCACCTACTTCCCCTTCGACTACCAGAACTGCACCATGAAGTTTGGCTCGTGGACCTACGACAAGGCCAAGATCGACCTGGTGCTCATCGGCTCCACCATCAACCTGAAGGACTTCTGGGAGAGCGGAGAATGGACGATCATCGACGCTCCAGGATATAAACACGACATTAAATACAACTGCTGTGAGGAGATCTACACGGACATCACGTATTCACTGTACATCCGCCGATTACCGCTCTTCTACACCATCAACATGATCATCCCCTGTCTTCTCATCTCCTTCCTGACCGTTCTCGTATTCTACCTGCCCTCCGACTGCGGAGAGAAAGTCACTTTATGCATTTCCGTCCTCCTGTCGCTCACTGTATTTCTTCTGGTCATCACAGAAACCATCCCATCTACGTCTCTAGTCATTCCGCTAATAGGAGAGTATCTGCTTTTCACCATGATATTCGTCACGCTCTCTATTGTGATTACGGTGTTTGTGTTAAATGTGCATTATCGTACGCCTAAGACTCATACTATGCCCTGTTGGGTTCGTCGAGTGTTTCTGAGTCTGCTTCCTCGGGTTATGTTCATGACCCGGCCTGAGAAAGACCAGGAGGTTCCTGCCAAACAGTGCAGTGTTCATCCTCCGGTTTCCAGCAAACAGACAAGTGTGTGTCGCGGGCCGCAGCTCCTCCTGTGTCCGACTGAACTCAACGAGGCGTCCAGGACGGCGTTTCTGTGTCGAGAGCACCACTGCTGGAAGAAACACATCTCCAACATGACCAGCGAGGGCGCAGAGGACGGAGGCAGCCCGTGCTCCAGCTCTGAGTCTCTGGACGGATTTCTGTGCATGTCTGCTGTTTCACCGCAGGTCCGAGAGGCTATCGAGAGCGTCAAGTACATCGCTGAAAACATGAGGCTACAAAACGAGGCTAAAGAG GTCCAGGATGACTGGAAGTATGTGGCGATGGTGATAGACAGGATCTTTCTGTGGGTGTTTGTGCTGGTGTGTATTCTGGGTACAGCGGGACTCTTCCTGCAGCCGCTCCTGCTGGGCGAAGACATGTGA